A single Pseudoalteromonas marina DNA region contains:
- a CDS encoding HD-GYP domain-containing protein, whose product MLITLPITELVPGMYVDSVTKQHEGVNGIKIKTSGLVREKSIIKRLATEGVLELLIDFTKGDVAIPAKYKPTSKSPEKNKNLASTKLSDQTKAKPAKDKSKLVNTPASITLEQEFAAASEGYERHSKKLKSLYGDITAGMAVNVKVLDEIAGEIVSSVFRNTNAMTILTRVKDKHNYNWRHMINCAIFTAVFAKYLGYKQGVVQQLAMGALLHDLGQAKIPQGILSKPSKLTDIEMSAVKKHVSQGLILAKEEEGVTPLMLDMIVNHHERLDGSGYPRGVSEQKLSRAARIMAIVDVYDAMTADKLYKEGDEPINALRYLLASNKLFDAELVQRFIKCLGVHPVGSIVKLTNERLAIVLEGNTQNPIKPKVKLFYNAKHNHHVTPKDIDLSTDNQELKILASVKPMDYQINLSRLLKDHLLV is encoded by the coding sequence ATGCTTATTACTCTACCTATCACTGAACTTGTTCCCGGCATGTATGTCGATAGCGTAACTAAGCAACATGAAGGTGTTAATGGAATAAAAATTAAAACCAGTGGTTTGGTTCGTGAAAAATCGATTATAAAACGTTTAGCGACAGAAGGCGTGCTTGAGCTATTAATTGATTTTACTAAAGGCGATGTAGCCATCCCCGCTAAGTACAAGCCAACTTCCAAGTCCCCTGAAAAAAATAAAAATTTAGCGTCTACAAAACTAAGTGACCAAACAAAGGCAAAGCCTGCCAAGGATAAATCAAAACTCGTAAATACACCTGCAAGTATAACGCTTGAGCAAGAGTTTGCTGCAGCCAGTGAAGGTTACGAGCGCCATAGTAAAAAATTAAAATCGCTATATGGAGATATAACCGCAGGCATGGCCGTTAATGTAAAAGTACTTGATGAAATAGCCGGTGAGATAGTTAGCTCCGTTTTTCGAAATACCAACGCTATGACCATACTTACTCGCGTAAAAGACAAGCACAATTATAACTGGCGACATATGATCAATTGTGCCATTTTTACCGCCGTGTTTGCTAAGTACTTAGGGTACAAGCAAGGGGTTGTTCAACAATTGGCAATGGGCGCATTACTCCATGATTTAGGCCAAGCTAAAATACCACAAGGTATACTATCAAAACCCTCTAAGCTGACCGATATTGAAATGAGTGCGGTAAAAAAGCATGTATCTCAAGGGCTGATATTAGCAAAAGAGGAAGAGGGGGTAACGCCACTCATGTTGGACATGATTGTAAATCATCATGAGCGATTAGATGGCTCAGGTTATCCCAGAGGTGTAAGTGAGCAAAAGCTCAGTCGTGCTGCCCGTATTATGGCTATTGTTGATGTATATGATGCGATGACCGCTGATAAGCTATACAAAGAAGGCGATGAGCCTATTAATGCACTACGTTACTTATTGGCTAGCAACAAGTTATTTGATGCTGAGTTAGTGCAGCGCTTTATAAAGTGTTTAGGTGTCCACCCTGTGGGAAGTATTGTTAAATTAACTAACGAGCGTTTAGCAATCGTGTTAGAGGGAAATACCCAAAACCCTATTAAGCCAAAAGTTAAATTATTTTATAATGCAAAGCATAATCATCACGTAACGCCTAAAGATATAGATTTGAGTACCGACAACCAAGAGCTTAAAATTTTAGCTAGTGTAAAGCCCATGGATTATCAAATTAACTTATCTCGTTTGTTAAAAGATCATCTGCTCGTTTAG